Proteins encoded together in one Gammaproteobacteria bacterium window:
- a CDS encoding 16S rRNA (uracil(1498)-N(3))-methyltransferase — protein MRKDRVYLPLPLQSGSIVQLDERGHRHLTQVLRKRAGDEVTLFNGDGHDYTARVTESSRRETCVEVLASAPAAAESPLALTLCPAIAKTDPMAYALQKAVELGVHAIQPLYTERSQPLMQGDRLRKRMQHWEGILISACEQCGRARIPELFEPLALHDWLARTDADCKPAALAPGSTTRLKELQSSPSHLLVGPEGGFSDQEIETLTRSGCQPVSLGPRILRTETAGVAALAVLQGLFGDL, from the coding sequence ATGCGCAAGGACCGTGTTTACCTGCCCTTGCCGTTGCAATCCGGCAGTATCGTCCAACTGGATGAGCGCGGTCATCGCCATCTCACGCAGGTGCTCCGCAAACGGGCCGGTGATGAGGTCACGCTGTTCAATGGCGACGGCCATGACTATACGGCGCGCGTCACCGAAAGCTCGCGGCGCGAAACCTGTGTCGAGGTCCTCGCCTCGGCGCCTGCCGCCGCCGAATCTCCGCTGGCGCTCACACTCTGCCCGGCCATCGCCAAGACGGACCCCATGGCTTACGCCCTGCAGAAAGCGGTGGAGCTCGGCGTGCATGCCATCCAGCCGCTGTACACGGAACGCAGTCAGCCGCTCATGCAAGGGGATCGTCTGCGCAAGCGCATGCAACACTGGGAAGGCATCCTCATCAGCGCCTGCGAACAATGCGGCCGCGCCCGGATACCGGAACTCTTCGAACCCCTCGCGCTGCACGACTGGCTGGCCCGGACGGATGCGGACTGCAAACCCGCCGCGCTTGCGCCGGGCAGCACCACTCGCCTGAAAGAGCTGCAAAGCAGCCCCTCGCACCTGCTGGTGGGACCGGAAGGGGGATTTTCAGATCAGGAGATCGAGACATTGACCCGGTCGGGTTGCCAACCGGTCAGCCTGGGACCGCGCATCCTGCGCACGGAGACCGCCGGCGTCGCCGCGCTGGCCGTCCTGCAAGGGCTGTTCGGGGATCTCTAA
- a CDS encoding Hpt domain-containing protein gives MSDDATAEYNALDWVKSELDSVLVQARQSLEQYLESENSDTEALQAFRDLLKQVQGTLQMVELHGAVMLADEMLAVVERVQGGDIKDASSALEVLMRAVIQLPGYIEYVQTGHKDTAVVLLPLLNDLRTSREANLLTENVFFVPDHAAADEALPQDRTDEDLQKLAAKLRHSFQLGLLGWFRNKDVAGSLGRLHEVLTRLRRASDSNETQRFWWVAGALAQALQQEGLESGVTVKMLMGRVDRQIKSVIDHGESETTAALPADLVNNLLYYVAQATVREGDVGAVKKAFRLDRLVASDTEIEAARESLGGPNLALMNTVTQVVKDDLAEVKDQFELFINADEKDVSMLEPLVEKLHRIADTLGMLGLGQPRKLMQREAEVVQELLSNQGGDLDTVLQEAAEVLLQVETAIDDFLLGRESGEDDEGKGAGPFPAAELKRVQGAVIREVLVDINRCKDAVLEFISTPSDQTPIHKVPELIERIKGAISMLPMEGVTSLLDALQQFIKQKILAEGVVPAGAQLEALADAITSVEFYLEAIDANRGEHRAILDVGKASVAKLESAASESETALIEEIELDNALPEQEASEALEVLNPDEMQTQVLDTPLTIDEAQTEELEIPFSVEDLQTEEVEKPLMLDEAQTQELKRPLIDEDLEIEDLEAAGSFEPPPEAVEPVQVAAEEKPVEWPEALVGEPDPEILDIFLEEAEEEIERIREYLPRWEQNTGDEEALTTVRRSFHTLKGSGRLVGAMLIGEFAWRFESLLNRVIDKTIEPADYIFETLHKAVAALPQLVTQLRGEGDAGAEVYALMEEAEAMCSPDYTKKYFPGSEVAESEADLNAFVEENAEPEAPAAEPAAEDQSESPTSVMEVPAAEAGESEWFTADEAVEPDASLEAAAIETPEQEAETVFDLETLAEEEAAELEDYQVSEEAGEEPRIDPVLFDIFKQESEQHLATLEEILSAAGTGDIEPSPDMLRALHTLNGSARTADVPEMSDIFAALERYAKGRQELDLPYPGAALPLLGEAITHARRVLEALAENTSVPTGDSLREQIEDLRVDMPSSTASAEAEAAAPVSESRPEPARPAAPATGMPPPDMPADLDGELVDIFLEEATEIMDACDNTLQAWEDNPGQNEPITELQRHLHTLKGGARMAGFKNIGDLSHAVESLIIPIAEGQRESGPQIFSGLHRALDRLSAMLDRARGSEPVPAEPQLIVELDSLRAGKPVETASAPAEESASPAAEVVPEAGETSEAAPAEVTGLPHEETPAVAGEEAAPSGEAAEHESNVVELARSRPEARPTPAARPTQSQELVRVRSDLLDTLVNNAGEVNIFHSRLEQQVTNFSFNLNELDQTVRRLREQLRRLELETEAQIRFSYEQEHEGEEEMQEDFDPLEMDRYSTLQQLSRALAESVNDLVSIQDLLREQVRDAETLMLQQSRVSTDLQDGLMRTRMVQFTGMVPRLRRVVRQTADELGKKVEFLINGESSELDRSLLERMVAPLEHMLRNAIYHGIEAPAERVKAGKPETGTVSISIGREGSDVVLRVTDDGGGINLDAVREKALKQGLMGPADKLGDNDILQFILESGFSTAKEISQISGRGVGMDVVNNEIKQLGGVLRIDSKQGQGTTFTVSLPFTLAINQALLVQAGEDLFAVPLTSVEGIVRVGGAELAKKFKEDDPVLEYAANEYHVKHLGALLGVADPVVENEALLYPVLLIRSGDQRMALYVDALLGSREIVVKSVGPQISKAKGISGATILGDGRVVLILDMSALVRLGAGRHFTYVVAERIEEQPAKLKTVMVVDDSITIRKVTARMLERNDYAVITAKDGVDAVAQLHEQVPDLMLLDIEMPRMDGFELATHMRNDERLKNVPIIMITSRTGEKHRERAMSIGVNRYLGKPYQEAELLENIQDMLTSSGDA, from the coding sequence ATGAGTGACGACGCTACAGCGGAATACAATGCCCTGGACTGGGTAAAGTCCGAGCTCGATAGCGTACTGGTCCAGGCGCGGCAGTCTCTGGAGCAGTATCTTGAATCGGAGAACTCGGATACCGAGGCCCTGCAGGCCTTTCGGGATCTGCTCAAGCAGGTGCAAGGCACATTGCAGATGGTGGAGCTGCACGGTGCCGTCATGCTCGCCGATGAGATGCTGGCTGTGGTGGAGCGTGTGCAGGGTGGAGACATCAAGGATGCATCGTCCGCCCTTGAAGTTCTGATGCGGGCCGTTATCCAGCTGCCTGGCTATATCGAATACGTACAGACCGGTCATAAGGACACCGCCGTCGTCCTGCTGCCTCTGTTGAACGACCTGCGCACCTCGCGCGAGGCGAATCTCCTTACCGAAAACGTCTTTTTCGTCCCCGACCATGCGGCTGCGGACGAAGCCCTGCCGCAGGACCGCACCGACGAGGATCTGCAGAAGCTGGCCGCCAAATTGCGTCACAGCTTCCAGCTTGGCTTGCTCGGCTGGTTCAGGAATAAAGACGTTGCGGGCAGCCTGGGGCGCCTGCACGAGGTGCTGACCCGCCTGCGCCGCGCCAGCGACAGCAACGAGACGCAGCGCTTCTGGTGGGTCGCCGGCGCCCTGGCCCAGGCGCTGCAGCAGGAAGGGCTGGAAAGCGGCGTCACCGTCAAGATGCTGATGGGGCGCGTGGATCGCCAGATCAAGAGTGTGATAGATCACGGCGAGAGCGAGACGACTGCGGCCCTGCCGGCGGATCTGGTCAACAACCTGTTGTACTACGTGGCACAGGCGACGGTGCGGGAGGGTGACGTCGGCGCCGTGAAAAAGGCGTTCCGCCTCGACCGGCTGGTTGCCAGCGACACGGAGATCGAGGCCGCCCGCGAAAGTCTGGGCGGGCCGAATCTCGCACTTATGAATACGGTGACCCAGGTCGTCAAGGACGACTTGGCGGAGGTCAAGGATCAGTTCGAGCTTTTCATCAATGCGGATGAAAAGGACGTCTCCATGCTCGAGCCGCTGGTCGAAAAGCTGCACCGGATTGCGGATACCTTGGGCATGCTCGGGCTCGGACAGCCGCGCAAGCTGATGCAGCGTGAGGCCGAGGTCGTTCAGGAACTGCTTTCCAACCAGGGCGGAGACCTGGATACCGTCCTGCAGGAGGCCGCCGAGGTTCTGCTTCAGGTCGAGACCGCCATCGACGATTTCCTGCTGGGCAGGGAATCCGGTGAAGACGACGAGGGTAAGGGTGCCGGTCCGTTCCCGGCCGCGGAATTGAAGCGCGTTCAGGGTGCGGTCATCCGCGAAGTGCTCGTGGACATCAATCGCTGCAAGGACGCCGTGCTGGAGTTTATTTCCACGCCTTCCGATCAGACGCCGATCCACAAGGTTCCGGAATTGATCGAACGCATCAAGGGCGCCATTTCCATGCTGCCCATGGAAGGCGTGACGTCCTTGCTCGATGCGCTGCAGCAATTCATCAAACAAAAAATCCTGGCCGAAGGCGTCGTGCCTGCCGGTGCGCAGCTGGAGGCATTGGCTGACGCCATCACCAGTGTCGAGTTTTACCTCGAGGCCATCGACGCCAATCGCGGAGAGCACCGTGCAATCCTCGACGTCGGCAAGGCCAGTGTGGCCAAGCTTGAATCGGCTGCAAGTGAGAGTGAAACGGCGCTCATCGAAGAGATCGAACTGGACAACGCGTTGCCGGAGCAGGAAGCGAGCGAAGCGCTCGAGGTACTCAATCCGGATGAGATGCAGACCCAGGTGCTCGATACCCCGCTGACGATCGATGAGGCGCAGACCGAGGAGCTCGAGATCCCCTTCTCCGTTGAGGACCTCCAGACGGAAGAAGTCGAGAAGCCGTTGATGCTCGATGAGGCGCAGACCCAGGAGCTGAAACGACCGCTGATCGACGAGGATCTGGAAATCGAGGACCTGGAAGCGGCTGGCAGCTTCGAGCCACCGCCCGAGGCGGTTGAGCCGGTGCAGGTGGCGGCGGAGGAAAAGCCGGTCGAATGGCCTGAGGCGCTGGTCGGGGAGCCGGATCCTGAGATTCTGGATATCTTCCTTGAGGAAGCCGAGGAGGAGATCGAGCGCATACGGGAGTATCTGCCGCGCTGGGAGCAGAACACCGGAGATGAAGAAGCGCTGACCACGGTCCGCAGGTCGTTCCACACCCTGAAGGGTAGCGGTCGCCTGGTCGGTGCCATGCTTATCGGTGAATTCGCCTGGCGTTTCGAGAGTTTGCTGAACCGGGTCATCGACAAGACCATCGAGCCTGCGGACTACATCTTCGAGACGTTGCACAAGGCCGTGGCCGCCCTGCCCCAACTCGTCACCCAGTTGCGTGGTGAGGGCGATGCGGGCGCGGAGGTCTACGCTCTCATGGAAGAGGCCGAGGCCATGTGCAGCCCGGACTACACAAAAAAATATTTTCCGGGAAGTGAAGTAGCGGAAAGCGAAGCCGACCTGAACGCCTTCGTCGAGGAAAACGCCGAGCCCGAGGCGCCGGCAGCCGAACCGGCTGCAGAAGATCAGAGCGAAAGCCCGACCTCAGTGATGGAGGTGCCTGCCGCCGAGGCAGGAGAGAGCGAATGGTTCACCGCCGATGAAGCGGTCGAACCCGATGCCTCCTTGGAGGCAGCGGCCATCGAGACGCCCGAGCAAGAGGCGGAGACGGTATTCGATCTCGAGACCCTGGCCGAGGAGGAGGCCGCTGAACTCGAAGATTACCAAGTCAGTGAAGAGGCCGGCGAAGAACCGCGCATTGACCCCGTTCTGTTCGATATATTCAAGCAGGAATCGGAACAGCATCTCGCCACCCTGGAGGAGATTCTCAGTGCCGCCGGCACCGGCGATATCGAACCCTCGCCGGATATGTTGCGCGCCCTGCATACTCTGAACGGCAGCGCGAGGACCGCGGACGTTCCCGAAATGTCGGACATCTTTGCCGCCCTGGAGCGTTATGCCAAAGGGCGGCAGGAGCTCGATTTGCCTTATCCGGGTGCGGCGCTGCCGCTGCTGGGCGAGGCGATCACGCACGCGCGTCGCGTCCTGGAGGCGTTGGCCGAAAATACGTCGGTACCGACGGGGGATTCGCTGCGGGAGCAGATCGAGGATCTGCGGGTGGATATGCCGAGCAGTACGGCTTCGGCCGAGGCTGAAGCGGCTGCACCCGTATCCGAATCCCGGCCCGAACCCGCCCGTCCGGCAGCGCCGGCTACGGGGATGCCTCCACCGGACATGCCAGCCGACCTGGATGGCGAGCTGGTCGATATTTTCCTCGAGGAAGCCACCGAGATCATGGATGCCTGTGACAACACGTTGCAGGCGTGGGAAGACAATCCCGGCCAGAACGAGCCGATTACCGAACTGCAGCGCCATCTGCACACCCTGAAAGGCGGTGCACGTATGGCCGGATTCAAGAATATCGGTGATCTGAGTCACGCGGTCGAATCGCTGATCATCCCGATCGCCGAAGGTCAGCGTGAGTCGGGGCCGCAGATATTTTCCGGCCTGCATCGGGCGCTGGACCGCCTGAGCGCGATGCTTGACCGGGCTCGGGGGAGCGAGCCGGTGCCCGCCGAACCGCAACTCATCGTCGAACTCGACAGTCTGCGCGCGGGCAAGCCGGTCGAGACCGCGTCTGCGCCTGCCGAGGAAAGCGCGTCTCCCGCGGCCGAGGTGGTTCCTGAAGCCGGTGAGACGAGCGAAGCCGCACCTGCCGAAGTCACGGGGCTGCCGCACGAGGAAACGCCGGCGGTTGCCGGCGAAGAGGCGGCGCCGTCCGGTGAGGCCGCCGAGCATGAAAGCAATGTCGTGGAACTGGCGCGCAGTCGTCCGGAGGCACGCCCCACGCCCGCTGCACGGCCCACGCAGTCGCAGGAACTGGTCCGCGTGCGCTCTGATCTGCTCGATACGCTGGTCAATAACGCGGGTGAGGTCAACATCTTCCACTCGCGTCTTGAACAGCAGGTCACCAACTTCTCGTTCAACCTCAACGAGCTGGATCAGACGGTGCGCCGTCTGCGCGAACAGCTGCGCCGCCTGGAGCTTGAGACGGAGGCGCAGATTCGCTTCTCCTACGAACAGGAACATGAGGGGGAAGAGGAGATGCAGGAGGACTTCGATCCGCTGGAAATGGATCGTTATTCCACCTTGCAGCAGCTGTCGCGCGCCCTGGCGGAAAGTGTGAACGACCTGGTCAGTATTCAGGATCTGCTGCGCGAACAGGTACGCGACGCCGAAACCCTGATGTTGCAGCAGTCGCGGGTAAGTACGGACCTGCAGGACGGGCTCATGCGTACGCGCATGGTGCAGTTTACCGGCATGGTGCCGCGTCTGCGCCGCGTGGTCCGACAGACGGCCGACGAGCTGGGCAAGAAGGTCGAGTTCCTGATCAACGGTGAGAGCAGCGAACTGGATCGCAGCCTGCTCGAACGCATGGTGGCGCCACTGGAGCATATGTTGCGCAACGCCATCTATCACGGCATCGAAGCGCCGGCGGAACGGGTCAAGGCAGGCAAACCCGAAACCGGGACGGTTTCCATCAGCATCGGCCGTGAAGGCTCGGACGTGGTGCTGCGGGTGACGGACGACGGTGGCGGCATCAATCTGGACGCCGTTCGTGAAAAGGCTCTCAAGCAGGGCTTGATGGGCCCGGCCGATAAACTGGGCGATAACGATATCCTGCAGTTCATACTGGAATCCGGTTTCTCCACCGCCAAGGAGATCAGTCAGATCTCCGGGCGTGGTGTGGGCATGGATGTCGTCAATAATGAAATCAAGCAGCTGGGCGGCGTGCTGCGTATCGATTCCAAGCAGGGACAGGGAACGACCTTCACGGTTTCCCTGCCGTTTACGCTGGCCATCAACCAGGCGCTGCTGGTCCAGGCCGGCGAAGACCTGTTTGCGGTACCACTGACCAGTGTGGAAGGCATTGTCCGCGTGGGAGGGGCCGAGCTTGCCAAAAAATTCAAAGAGGACGACCCCGTCCTGGAATATGCGGCGAACGAATATCACGTGAAGCACCTCGGTGCGCTGCTGGGAGTGGCCGACCCCGTCGTGGAAAACGAGGCCTTGCTGTATCCGGTGCTGCTGATCCGCTCCGGCGATCAGCGCATGGCGCTGTATGTCGATGCGCTGCTCGGCAGCCGTGAGATCGTGGTGAAATCCGTCGGTCCGCAGATCAGCAAGGCGAAGGGGATCAGCGGTGCGACCATCCTGGGCGACGGCCGCGTAGTGCTGATTCTGGATATGTCGGCGCTGGTACGTCTCGGTGCCGGTCGCCACTTTACCTATGTCGTCGCCGAGCGTATCGAAGAACAGCCGGCCAAACTCAAGACGGTCATGGTCGTGGACGACTCGATCACGATTCGCAAGGTTACCGCGCGCATGCTGGAGCGTAATGATTACGCAGTCATCACCGCCAAGGACGGCGTCGATGCCGTCGCCCAATTGCATGAGCAGGTGCCGGATCTGATGCTGCTGGATATCGAGATGCCGCGTATGGACGGCTTCGAACTGGCCACCCACATGCGCAACGATGAGCGCCTGAAGAATGTGCCCATCATCATGATCACCTCACGTACCGGTGAAAAGCACCGTGAACGCGCGATGAGCATCGGCGTCAACCGGTATCTCGGCAAGCCCTATCAGGAAGCGGAGCTGCTGGAAAATATCCAGGATATGCTCACTTCCAGCGGTGACGCGTGA
- the metF gene encoding methylenetetrahydrofolate reductase [NAD(P)H], producing MDSQRHHPRVFSFEFFPPKTDEAADRLRDTRNTLAGLKPRFFSVTFGAGGSTRDRTLDTVLEIQRETDIDVAPHLSCIGSTREQIRDILSTYRSNGIHHIVALRGDMPSGMHTPGEFRYANELVEFIRAETGDHFHIEVAAYPEFHPQAVNAFVDLQNFKRKVEAGADSAITQYFFNPDAYFRFVDDCEQMGLDIPIVPGIMPITNHNQLARFSDACGAEIPRWIRKRLEAYGDDRESLVEFGHDVVTRLCEQLLDGGAPGLHFYSMNRTGPTMRIWEALGLPGS from the coding sequence ATGGACTCTCAACGACACCATCCCCGCGTCTTCAGCTTCGAATTTTTTCCGCCGAAAACGGACGAAGCCGCGGACAGACTTCGGGATACACGCAACACACTCGCCGGACTCAAGCCGCGTTTCTTTTCCGTCACCTTCGGTGCCGGCGGCTCCACCCGTGACCGCACCCTGGATACGGTGCTCGAAATCCAGCGTGAGACGGACATCGATGTCGCACCGCACCTGTCGTGCATCGGCTCCACGCGCGAGCAGATCCGGGATATTCTCTCCACCTATCGCAGCAACGGGATACATCACATCGTCGCCCTGCGTGGCGACATGCCGTCCGGCATGCACACACCCGGCGAATTCCGTTACGCCAATGAACTGGTGGAATTCATCCGCGCTGAAACCGGCGACCATTTTCATATCGAGGTCGCCGCCTATCCTGAATTTCATCCCCAGGCCGTCAACGCCTTCGTCGACCTGCAAAACTTCAAACGCAAGGTCGAGGCAGGCGCCGACAGCGCCATCACCCAGTACTTCTTCAATCCGGATGCCTACTTCCGCTTCGTGGATGACTGCGAACAGATGGGACTGGATATTCCGATCGTCCCCGGCATCATGCCCATCACCAATCACAATCAGCTGGCGCGCTTTTCCGATGCCTGCGGGGCCGAGATCCCGCGCTGGATCCGCAAACGGCTGGAAGCCTACGGCGACGACCGCGAATCCCTGGTCGAATTCGGCCATGACGTGGTCACCCGGCTCTGTGAACAATTGCTGGATGGCGGTGCACCCGGACTGCACTTTTACTCGATGAACCGAACCGGCCCCACTATGCGCATCTGGGAAGCCTTGGGCCTTCCCGGCAGCTGA
- the ahcY gene encoding adenosylhomocysteinase: MNAVVDSSFTDYKVADLSLADWGRKEIAIAETEMPGLMAVRDKYRDQQPLKGARIAGSLHMTIQTAVLIETLKDLGADVRWASCNIFSTQDHAAAAIAAAGTPVYAYKGESLEEYWQYTHKIMEWADGGTPNMILDDGGDATLLIILGSKAEQDISILDNPTSEEEVALFGAIRARLAEDPQWYSRIHANIKGVTEETTTGVHRLYQMQKKGELPFPAINVNDSVTKSKFDNLYGCRESLVDGIKRATDVMIAGKIAMVLGYGDVGKGCAQSLRGLGATVWVTEIDPICALQAAMEGYRVVDMEDAVSQADIFVTTTGNFHVITHDHMAAMKNEAIVCNIGHFDNEIDVASLRQYEWENIKPQVDHIIFPDGKKIILLAEGRLVNLGCATGHPSFVMSNSFTNQVLAQMELYCNPDKYENQVYVLPKHLDEEVARLHLEKINAQLTRLTQEQADYIGVPVDGPYKPEHYRY; the protein is encoded by the coding sequence ATGAATGCTGTTGTCGATTCCAGCTTCACTGACTACAAGGTCGCCGATCTCAGTCTCGCCGACTGGGGACGCAAGGAAATTGCCATCGCCGAAACGGAGATGCCCGGCCTGATGGCCGTGCGGGACAAGTACCGCGATCAGCAGCCGCTCAAGGGGGCGCGCATCGCGGGCAGCCTGCACATGACCATCCAGACCGCGGTCCTGATCGAGACCCTGAAGGACCTCGGCGCGGATGTCCGCTGGGCTTCCTGCAATATCTTCTCCACCCAGGATCACGCCGCCGCCGCCATCGCCGCCGCCGGTACGCCCGTGTACGCCTACAAGGGTGAAAGCCTGGAGGAATACTGGCAGTACACCCACAAGATCATGGAATGGGCCGACGGTGGCACGCCCAACATGATTCTCGACGACGGTGGTGACGCCACGCTGCTGATCATTCTGGGCAGCAAGGCCGAGCAGGACATCAGCATCCTCGACAATCCCACCAGCGAGGAAGAGGTCGCGCTGTTTGGCGCCATCCGCGCACGTCTCGCCGAGGACCCGCAGTGGTATTCGCGTATCCACGCCAACATCAAGGGCGTGACCGAGGAAACCACCACCGGCGTGCATCGCCTGTATCAGATGCAGAAGAAGGGCGAGCTGCCCTTCCCCGCCATCAACGTCAACGACTCGGTCACCAAATCCAAATTCGACAACCTTTACGGCTGCCGGGAATCGCTGGTGGACGGCATCAAACGCGCCACCGACGTCATGATCGCCGGCAAGATCGCCATGGTTCTCGGCTACGGCGACGTCGGCAAGGGCTGTGCGCAGTCCCTGCGCGGCCTCGGCGCCACGGTGTGGGTCACCGAGATCGACCCGATCTGCGCCCTGCAGGCGGCCATGGAAGGGTATCGCGTCGTCGACATGGAGGACGCCGTCTCCCAGGCCGACATCTTCGTCACCACCACCGGAAATTTCCATGTCATCACGCACGATCACATGGCGGCGATGAAGAACGAAGCCATCGTGTGCAACATCGGCCATTTCGACAACGAGATCGACGTGGCCAGCCTGCGCCAGTACGAATGGGAAAACATCAAGCCCCAGGTCGATCACATCATCTTCCCCGACGGTAAGAAGATCATCCTGCTCGCCGAGGGACGCCTGGTGAACCTGGGCTGCGCCACGGGTCACCCGAGCTTCGTCATGTCCAACTCCTTCACCAACCAGGTGCTGGCGCAGATGGAGCTGTACTGCAACCCCGACAAGTATGAAAACCAGGTCTATGTGCTTCCCAAACACCTGGACGAGGAAGTGGCGAGACTGCATCTGGAAAAGATCAACGCGCAGCTGACGCGATTGACCCAGGAGCAGGCCGATTATATCGGCGTGCCGGTGGACGGCCCCTACAAGCCGGAACACTACCGCTACTGA
- the metK gene encoding methionine adenosyltransferase, whose product MSADYLFTSESVSEGHPDKLADQVSDAILDAILAQDAHARVACETLVKTGMVLLAGEITTTANIDYEHLVRGVVNDIGYTSSEMGFDGDTCAVLNALGKQSPDIAQGVDRESRENQGAGDQGLMFGYASRETEVLMPAPITYAHRLVQRQAQIRKNGELPWLRPDAKSQVTIRYEESQPVAVDAVVLSTQHEPGINQSELRDAVMDMIIKDVLPHEWLTKDTQFHINPTGSFVIGGPVGDCGLTGRKIIVDTYGGMARHGGGAFSGKDPSKVDRSAAYAGRYVAKNVVAAGLAERCEIQVSYAIGVAEPTSISVNTYGTGTISDNRIAALIRDHFDLRPWGIITMLDLLKPMYQQTAAYGHFGRDDIDVPWERTDRAEALREAAGLGALEEASV is encoded by the coding sequence ATGAGCGCTGATTATCTCTTTACCTCCGAGTCCGTGAGCGAGGGTCATCCCGACAAGCTCGCCGACCAGGTTTCCGACGCCATTCTCGATGCCATCCTGGCCCAGGACGCGCATGCCCGCGTCGCCTGCGAAACGCTGGTCAAGACCGGCATGGTGCTGTTGGCCGGCGAGATCACCACGACCGCCAACATCGACTACGAGCACCTGGTCCGCGGCGTGGTCAACGACATCGGCTATACCAGTTCCGAGATGGGCTTCGACGGTGACACCTGCGCCGTCCTGAACGCCCTGGGCAAGCAATCTCCGGACATCGCCCAGGGCGTCGACCGCGAAAGCCGTGAAAACCAGGGCGCCGGGGACCAGGGACTGATGTTCGGCTACGCCAGCCGCGAGACCGAAGTGCTCATGCCCGCGCCTATCACCTATGCGCATCGTCTGGTGCAGCGCCAGGCGCAGATTCGCAAAAACGGCGAACTGCCGTGGCTGCGTCCGGATGCCAAGAGCCAGGTCACCATTCGCTACGAGGAAAGCCAGCCGGTCGCCGTCGATGCGGTCGTGCTCTCCACCCAGCACGAACCCGGCATCAACCAGTCGGAACTGCGCGACGCGGTGATGGACATGATCATCAAGGATGTCCTGCCGCACGAATGGCTGACCAAGGACACCCAGTTCCACATCAACCCGACGGGCTCGTTCGTCATCGGCGGACCGGTGGGTGACTGCGGCCTCACCGGGCGCAAGATTATCGTCGACACCTACGGCGGCATGGCCCGCCACGGCGGCGGCGCCTTTTCGGGCAAGGACCCCTCCAAGGTGGACCGCTCGGCCGCCTACGCCGGCCGTTACGTGGCCAAGAACGTGGTCGCCGCCGGGCTTGCCGAGCGCTGCGAGATCCAGGTGTCCTATGCCATCGGCGTGGCCGAGCCCACCTCGATCAGCGTCAACACCTACGGCACGGGCACCATCAGCGACAATCGCATTGCGGCGCTTATTCGCGATCACTTCGATCTGCGCCCGTGGGGCATCATCACCATGCTCGATTTGCTGAAGCCCATGTATCAGCAGACCGCCGCCTACGGGCACTTCGGCCGCGACGATATCGACGTTCCCTGGGAACGCACCGACCGTGCCGAAGCGCTGCGCGAGGCCGCCGGCCTCGGCGCCCTGGAGGAAGCCTCCGTCTGA
- a CDS encoding chemotaxis protein CheW translates to MSDQQQEINALLVPLRGQFLLVPQATVAELTGSQLVSEVPKTPPWFKGVVEWRAEQIPVLCLEALCGDNRALEMPAQRLAIFYGIDGYAGLPFYAVEIAGIPHPMKINQGSLEADTEANSEACNYVSTYVRMGTQQHGLIANLSEIERTLSTVMERL, encoded by the coding sequence ATGTCAGATCAGCAACAGGAAATAAACGCACTGCTCGTCCCGTTACGCGGGCAGTTCCTGCTCGTCCCGCAGGCGACGGTGGCGGAGCTTACCGGTAGCCAGCTGGTTAGCGAGGTGCCCAAAACGCCGCCGTGGTTCAAGGGGGTGGTCGAGTGGCGCGCAGAACAAATCCCCGTGCTCTGCCTCGAAGCCCTGTGCGGCGACAACCGCGCGCTGGAAATGCCGGCTCAGCGTCTGGCCATCTTCTACGGCATCGACGGTTATGCAGGCTTGCCGTTTTATGCCGTCGAGATTGCGGGTATCCCGCATCCCATGAAGATCAATCAGGGCAGTCTCGAGGCGGATACCGAAGCAAACAGCGAGGCGTGCAATTACGTCAGTACCTACGTGCGCATGGGTACCCAGCAGCATGGGCTGATCGCCAATCTGAGCGAAATCGAGCGCACCCTCAGCACTGTGATGGAGCGGCTCTGA